In Oncorhynchus keta strain PuntledgeMale-10-30-2019 chromosome 19, Oket_V2, whole genome shotgun sequence, a single genomic region encodes these proteins:
- the LOC118371965 gene encoding serine/arginine-rich splicing factor 10-like isoform X2, which translates to MFKVTNLNSFFEDVRDAEDALHNLDRKWVCGRQIEIQFAQGDRKTPNQMKGKEGGSSRSSSRHDDRDSRRRRSRSRSYQRRRSRSPSYDRRPRRSESPRDSRGRMYGGRGRSRSPENDRHRPHPRDHRRPPPGHSPHSQSRSPSHSRPRAQRESRGKSRSRSKSLSPRGGDFHPAPGGYEPQDDVSSRMHSPSRSHSCSLSRSRSRSRS; encoded by the exons ATGTTTAAGGTAACAAACCTGAATTCTTTT TTTGAAGATGTGCGCGACGCTGAAGATGCTCTTCACAACCTGGACAGGAAGTGGGTGTGTGGCCGACAGATTGAAATCCAGTTTGCGCAGGGAGACCGAAAGA CACCCAATCAGATGAAAGGAAAGGAGGGGGGATCTTCGCGCAGCTCTTCGCGGCATGATGATCGGGACAGTCGTCGTAGGCGTTCTCGCAGCCGTAGCTACCAAAGACGCAGGTCACGCAGCCCATCCTACGATCGCCGGCCCAGACGCTCTGAGAGTCCCAGAGA CTCCCGTGGAAGGATGTACGGTGGTAGAGGAAGAAGCAGGAGTCCGGAAAACGACCG GCACCGACCCCACCCACGTGACCACCGACGACCCCCTCCTGGGCATTCCCCGCACAGCCAATCCCGCTCCCCTTCTCACTCCAGGCCCAGGGCCCAGAGGGAGTCCAGAGGAAAGTCTCGTTCCCGCTCTAAGTCCCTGAGCCCACGAGGTGGCGATTTCCACCCAGCACCCGGTGGCTATGAGCCACAGGACGATGTGTCGTCTCGTATGCACTCCCCGTCCCGCTCGCATTCTTGCTCCCTCTCACGGTCCCGTTCTCGTTCCAGGTCCTAG
- the LOC118371965 gene encoding serine/arginine-rich splicing factor 10-like isoform X3, protein MFKLSKFEDVRDAEDALHNLDRKWVCGRQIEIQFAQGDRKTPNQMKGKEGGSSRSSSRHDDRDSRRRRSRSRSYQRRRSRSPSYDRRPRRSESPRDSRGRMYGGRGRSRSPENDRHRPHPRDHRRPPPGHSPHSQSRSPSHSRPRAQRESRGKSRSRSKSLSPRGGDFHPAPGGYEPQDDVSSRMHSPSRSHSCSLSRSRSRSRS, encoded by the exons ATGTTTAAG CTCAGCAAGTTTGAAGATGTGCGCGACGCTGAAGATGCTCTTCACAACCTGGACAGGAAGTGGGTGTGTGGCCGACAGATTGAAATCCAGTTTGCGCAGGGAGACCGAAAGA CACCCAATCAGATGAAAGGAAAGGAGGGGGGATCTTCGCGCAGCTCTTCGCGGCATGATGATCGGGACAGTCGTCGTAGGCGTTCTCGCAGCCGTAGCTACCAAAGACGCAGGTCACGCAGCCCATCCTACGATCGCCGGCCCAGACGCTCTGAGAGTCCCAGAGA CTCCCGTGGAAGGATGTACGGTGGTAGAGGAAGAAGCAGGAGTCCGGAAAACGACCG GCACCGACCCCACCCACGTGACCACCGACGACCCCCTCCTGGGCATTCCCCGCACAGCCAATCCCGCTCCCCTTCTCACTCCAGGCCCAGGGCCCAGAGGGAGTCCAGAGGAAAGTCTCGTTCCCGCTCTAAGTCCCTGAGCCCACGAGGTGGCGATTTCCACCCAGCACCCGGTGGCTATGAGCCACAGGACGATGTGTCGTCTCGTATGCACTCCCCGTCCCGCTCGCATTCTTGCTCCCTCTCACGGTCCCGTTCTCGTTCCAGGTCCTAG
- the LOC118371965 gene encoding serine/arginine-rich splicing factor 10-like isoform X1, translating into MARYLRPPNTSLFIRNISDESRPEDLRREFGRYGPVVDVYIPLDFYSRRPRGFAYIQFEDVRDAEDALHNLDRKWVCGRQIEIQFAQGDRKTPNQMKGKEGGSSRSSSRHDDRDSRRRRSRSRSYQRRRSRSPSYDRRPRRSESPRDSRGRMYGGRGRSRSPENDRHRPHPRDHRRPPPGHSPHSQSRSPSHSRPRAQRESRGKSRSRSKSLSPRGGDFHPAPGGYEPQDDVSSRMHSPSRSHSCSLSRSRSRSRS; encoded by the exons aTGGCCAGATATTTGCGACCTCCAAATACATCTCTTTTCATCAGAAACATTTCCGATGAATCCAG GCCTGAGGATTTGCGCCGTGAGTTTGGTCGTTATGGGCCAGTAGTAGACGTCTACATTCCACTTGACTTCTATTCACGCCGACCAAGAGGATTTGCATATATTC AGTTTGAAGATGTGCGCGACGCTGAAGATGCTCTTCACAACCTGGACAGGAAGTGGGTGTGTGGCCGACAGATTGAAATCCAGTTTGCGCAGGGAGACCGAAAGA CACCCAATCAGATGAAAGGAAAGGAGGGGGGATCTTCGCGCAGCTCTTCGCGGCATGATGATCGGGACAGTCGTCGTAGGCGTTCTCGCAGCCGTAGCTACCAAAGACGCAGGTCACGCAGCCCATCCTACGATCGCCGGCCCAGACGCTCTGAGAGTCCCAGAGA CTCCCGTGGAAGGATGTACGGTGGTAGAGGAAGAAGCAGGAGTCCGGAAAACGACCG GCACCGACCCCACCCACGTGACCACCGACGACCCCCTCCTGGGCATTCCCCGCACAGCCAATCCCGCTCCCCTTCTCACTCCAGGCCCAGGGCCCAGAGGGAGTCCAGAGGAAAGTCTCGTTCCCGCTCTAAGTCCCTGAGCCCACGAGGTGGCGATTTCCACCCAGCACCCGGTGGCTATGAGCCACAGGACGATGTGTCGTCTCGTATGCACTCCCCGTCCCGCTCGCATTCTTGCTCCCTCTCACGGTCCCGTTCTCGTTCCAGGTCCTAG